One part of the Tunicatimonas pelagia genome encodes these proteins:
- a CDS encoding RNA polymerase sigma factor, whose protein sequence is MGLNIYQSRTLDTLVDGLRKNDNRSQKAVYERFSPVMFSVSLRYVKDYDSAQDVLLKSFMKVFDNIRQYTGQGSFEGWVRRIVVNEALMYLRKHKNMSVEVDIEEAKDTAATTYDHLEAEELLSLVQQLPVGYRTVFNLYAIEGYTHAEIAEKLNISEGTSKSQLSRAKQLLRQMLDRIDPSYQDQIG, encoded by the coding sequence ATGGGATTAAACATCTACCAAAGCCGAACCTTGGACACACTCGTTGACGGATTACGTAAGAACGATAACCGTTCGCAGAAAGCGGTGTACGAGCGATTTTCGCCCGTTATGTTTTCGGTAAGCTTGCGCTACGTGAAAGATTACGATAGTGCTCAGGATGTTTTGCTCAAAAGTTTTATGAAAGTGTTTGACAACATTCGGCAGTATACTGGGCAAGGTAGTTTTGAAGGCTGGGTGCGCCGCATTGTGGTGAACGAAGCGCTTATGTACTTACGCAAGCACAAAAATATGTCGGTAGAAGTAGATATTGAAGAGGCGAAGGATACGGCAGCCACTACGTACGACCACCTGGAGGCAGAAGAATTGCTAAGTTTGGTGCAGCAGTTGCCCGTAGGCTACCGCACCGTTTTTAACCTTTACGCTATTGAAGGCTACACTCACGCCGAAATTGCCGAAAAACTAAACATCAGCGAGGGCACTTCTAAGTCGCAACTAAGCCGGGCCAAGCAGTTACTACGGCAAATGCTTGATCGCATTGACCCGTCTTATCAAGATCAAATCGGATAA
- a CDS encoding PKD domain-containing protein, with product MVSQQGWAQCATYSNPGNNVESPPRLCAPHNFEWRVWYTVLGSPTTVELVYDWGDGSPLVTVPAVDVGSGRYEAVQTHLYPEGGIECNYEPSVHIQIDGSLCTNSTQSQSVTVWDTDEDNGGIPRIDPVLYRVCVGETAIVQFDDNSIWNCVPNSGENDRVNNAVRWVQWIYGTGNPASRIPNAQVDGVIRTYDFAGNVEVLPGPIETSTSQSDPITVFGSAVGDQFEVTLRNWNVCNPYDADTTDGDYLNPTLGDLINGDSAFIETQAQIVVVEKSNPDFNTRLSNNSGPIQTEFCAGDTVYFQDLTPAITDADFSYLWEYYDDATGTSLLRTSTNRNSRQVFNNPGDKLIRLTVTDNNSVGNCGGSFEKVITVVETANAAIAVSDLNGAPLPPLCYDPVSPVAVDVKFKDISTNFDPATSEWTWNFFDETGVVAQTTNGDTAPDSLEVSITNPGTYMAELIASATGVDCETRDTAYVHIYAPPTANFTFTAGCQSDSVLLESTATLPTVVNGDEIDLYEWDLDDDGTFETSGEGPFKHLFPVAGTYQVHHRVTTREGLCSDVVTLPITVNPSPYASFTPSVTEGCGPLTVAFAVDTLLVNQPGGVDDYRWYIKDITSPPFAETVTSLPLADTTELLFENTLTSFANQQYEVWLEVDATNGCDAVSQRDTITVFASPPSEYIITNASGVSTNCSPHTFEFEVTAATQSLGADNYVWTVLNESDSSVLDTYTIPAATAQFSYTITNDATTIKQYRVRLQPTSATKCFAPYEELVQVFPAPSSAFDTTFVEADCDVVTYELDAQQKGLFYQWTVSPPPLKNPSYTADRLLVTFEKKNLSYPVNITLKTINGGNGCESDTTEAIINIDPREDINASFTVDPTLLEIPNTTVSITNTTNPGSWAYAWDFGDSTVSNEANPGTHTYTAPGEYMIKLRATGQYCFEEDSALVIVNQTLPRVDFSYTTIEGCLPLEVTFTNTTMYADSSTILWDFGDGTISTEWNPVHTYELSGVYAISLQASNELGVVVREEKTIIVDLSQGPKADFRPRLAQRYIRNEDIFFTNLSQRSDTYFWDFGDGTTSTLEEPTHQYADTGRYDITLIAQNALGCVDTLVKEIIIEPLVPEVDFSYEPPKGCRPLTVQFRNLSRYAEADSYRWSFGEGEGRSTEANPVYTYYEPGFYTVTLEASNSAGVTVVERKEFSVEVYETPRAFFNLRPDKAFLGEPIYFINLSLGAENYYWDFGDGVTSTETNPNHTYETTGSYDITLVAESNQGCLDTIVVESAVLIEEGGTVQVPNAFTPSPFGPSNSEVVGPNGQNDIFLPVFEGVTEFHMMIYNRWGELMFESFDKTQGWNGYYKGRLCPKDAYVYKVKLKFSDGGTRTVVGDVTLLR from the coding sequence GTGGCGGGTATGGTATACGGTACTGGGAAGTCCTACTACAGTAGAATTAGTGTATGATTGGGGAGATGGTTCACCTCTTGTTACTGTTCCGGCTGTAGATGTTGGTAGCGGGCGGTACGAAGCAGTACAGACTCATCTTTATCCTGAAGGGGGGATAGAGTGTAATTATGAGCCTTCAGTTCATATTCAAATCGATGGCTCATTATGCACCAACTCAACACAAAGCCAAAGTGTTACCGTGTGGGATACAGACGAAGATAATGGGGGAATTCCTCGTATTGACCCTGTTTTATATCGAGTATGTGTAGGTGAGACAGCAATAGTGCAATTTGATGATAATAGTATCTGGAACTGTGTTCCTAACTCAGGTGAAAATGATCGGGTGAACAATGCAGTACGCTGGGTACAGTGGATTTACGGTACGGGTAACCCCGCTAGTCGTATTCCTAACGCACAGGTAGACGGTGTAATACGCACGTACGACTTTGCGGGTAATGTAGAAGTCTTACCCGGACCTATTGAAACATCTACTTCTCAGAGTGATCCAATTACTGTTTTCGGAAGTGCTGTTGGCGATCAGTTTGAAGTGACTCTACGCAACTGGAATGTTTGTAATCCTTACGATGCTGATACGACTGATGGTGACTATCTGAACCCAACATTGGGTGATTTAATAAATGGCGATAGTGCCTTTATTGAGACTCAAGCTCAGATAGTTGTAGTAGAAAAGTCAAATCCTGACTTCAACACAAGATTGTCTAATAATTCAGGGCCAATACAAACCGAATTTTGTGCAGGAGACACCGTTTATTTCCAAGATTTGACTCCGGCTATCACCGATGCTGATTTTAGCTACCTGTGGGAATACTACGATGATGCTACCGGAACTTCACTACTTAGAACATCAACCAATCGTAATTCCAGACAAGTTTTTAACAACCCTGGCGATAAATTAATCCGATTAACCGTAACCGATAATAATTCGGTAGGTAATTGCGGAGGTAGCTTTGAGAAGGTTATCACTGTTGTAGAAACCGCCAACGCGGCTATCGCCGTGTCTGATCTTAACGGTGCCCCGCTTCCTCCACTCTGCTACGATCCGGTATCTCCGGTGGCTGTAGATGTTAAATTTAAGGATATTTCAACCAACTTTGATCCGGCTACTTCGGAGTGGACGTGGAATTTCTTTGACGAAACCGGAGTCGTAGCTCAAACTACAAATGGTGATACAGCTCCTGATAGCTTGGAAGTTTCTATCACTAATCCGGGTACCTACATGGCTGAATTGATCGCTTCGGCTACTGGGGTAGATTGTGAAACCCGCGATACCGCTTATGTCCACATCTACGCTCCACCTACGGCTAATTTTACGTTTACCGCCGGTTGTCAGTCCGATAGCGTGCTATTAGAAAGCACCGCTACCCTTCCTACCGTAGTTAATGGTGACGAAATTGATTTGTACGAGTGGGATTTGGACGACGATGGTACGTTTGAAACCAGCGGCGAAGGGCCGTTTAAGCATTTATTCCCAGTGGCGGGCACTTATCAGGTTCACCACCGGGTAACTACCCGAGAGGGATTGTGCTCCGATGTAGTTACGTTGCCTATCACTGTGAATCCATCGCCTTACGCTTCTTTCACCCCCAGCGTTACCGAAGGCTGTGGGCCACTGACGGTTGCTTTCGCAGTAGATACATTGCTAGTCAACCAGCCAGGCGGGGTAGATGATTATAGGTGGTATATCAAGGATATTACTTCGCCACCCTTTGCGGAGACAGTCACTTCGCTCCCCCTAGCTGATACTACCGAGCTACTTTTTGAGAATACCTTGACTAGCTTTGCTAACCAGCAGTATGAAGTATGGTTGGAAGTAGATGCAACCAATGGCTGCGATGCGGTAAGTCAGCGAGATACCATTACCGTATTTGCTAGCCCACCTTCCGAATACATTATTACTAATGCTTCGGGCGTTAGCACGAACTGTTCGCCGCATACCTTCGAGTTTGAGGTAACTGCGGCTACCCAATCATTAGGAGCTGATAATTATGTATGGACAGTTTTGAATGAATCTGACTCATCAGTACTGGATACTTATACAATTCCGGCTGCGACTGCCCAATTCAGCTACACCATTACAAACGATGCTACTACAATCAAGCAGTACCGAGTACGCTTGCAGCCTACGTCGGCTACCAAGTGCTTTGCGCCTTACGAAGAACTGGTTCAGGTGTTTCCCGCCCCCTCTTCTGCTTTTGATACTACGTTTGTAGAGGCCGATTGCGACGTTGTTACCTACGAGCTAGACGCCCAGCAAAAAGGACTGTTCTACCAGTGGACGGTTAGTCCGCCCCCACTCAAAAACCCCAGTTATACCGCTGACCGATTACTGGTTACTTTTGAGAAGAAGAATTTGAGCTACCCGGTCAATATTACCCTGAAAACCATCAACGGCGGAAATGGCTGCGAGAGTGATACTACTGAAGCAATTATTAATATTGACCCTCGGGAAGATATTAATGCTTCATTTACGGTAGATCCAACTTTGCTGGAGATTCCGAATACTACGGTTTCTATCACCAATACCACCAATCCCGGTAGTTGGGCATATGCGTGGGATTTTGGCGACAGCACTGTTTCTAATGAAGCTAACCCCGGAACGCATACCTACACCGCTCCCGGTGAGTATATGATTAAGCTGAGAGCCACTGGTCAATACTGCTTTGAAGAAGATTCGGCCCTGGTGATTGTCAACCAAACATTACCTCGAGTAGATTTTAGTTATACCACTATCGAAGGTTGTCTTCCGCTGGAAGTTACGTTTACCAACACTACCATGTACGCCGATAGCAGTACGATCCTCTGGGATTTTGGCGATGGTACTATTTCTACCGAATGGAATCCGGTTCATACGTACGAGCTATCGGGCGTCTACGCAATTTCCCTGCAAGCTAGTAATGAGCTGGGAGTAGTAGTTCGGGAAGAAAAAACAATCATCGTTGACCTATCGCAAGGACCAAAGGCTGATTTCAGGCCTCGTTTAGCTCAACGCTACATTCGTAATGAAGATATTTTCTTTACCAACCTAAGTCAGCGATCCGATACTTACTTCTGGGATTTTGGCGACGGAACTACTTCTACGCTAGAAGAGCCTACTCACCAGTACGCCGATACCGGACGGTACGACATTACCCTGATTGCCCAGAATGCTTTAGGCTGTGTGGATACATTGGTGAAGGAAATTATTATTGAGCCACTAGTGCCCGAAGTAGATTTCTCTTACGAACCACCCAAAGGTTGCCGACCGCTTACGGTACAGTTCCGTAATCTGAGTCGCTACGCCGAAGCCGATAGTTACCGATGGAGCTTTGGAGAGGGAGAAGGCCGCTCTACCGAAGCCAATCCGGTGTACACCTACTACGAACCTGGCTTCTACACCGTTACCCTGGAGGCCAGCAACAGTGCCGGTGTTACGGTGGTGGAGAGAAAGGAATTTAGCGTAGAAGTTTACGAAACTCCCCGGGCGTTCTTTAATCTGCGCCCCGACAAAGCTTTCTTAGGTGAACCGATCTATTTCATTAATCTAAGCCTGGGAGCTGAGAATTATTACTGGGACTTCGGCGATGGGGTTACCTCTACCGAGACTAATCCGAATCATACCTACGAAACAACCGGTAGTTATGACATCACATTGGTTGCTGAGTCTAACCAGGGCTGCTTGGATACCATAGTAGTAGAATCAGCGGTGCTGATTGAAGAGGGTGGTACTGTGCAGGTGCCCAATGCGTTTACTCCCAGCCCCTTTGGTCCGAGCAACTCCGAAGTGGTAGGTCCTAATGGGCAGAATGATATTTTTCTCCCGGTATTTGAGGGAGTAACGGAGTTTCATATGATGATTTATAATCGTTGGGGAGAATTGATGTTTGAGAGCTTTGACAAAACGCAGGGCTGGAATGGCTACTACAAGGGGAGGTTGTGTCCGAAAGATGCCTACGTCTACAAGGTAAAACTTAAGTTTAGTGATGGTGGCACACGAACGGTAGTAGGTGATGTAACACTACTTAGATAA
- a CDS encoding DinB family protein has translation MKSIAVIYCCLLLISCTNQSETSLTKTILLEEVKNNHTTADWYVPLRTAVTGLTAEQADWKDSVGTHSIRELLSHVLFWNEKILRAYRGEPALSFNGDNESTFTKLDNVDWKEAINRLDSVQIQWEQAVAQATEQQLKDGGSEIASMLSHMAYHTGQIVYIRKRNGWWKSAQGVE, from the coding sequence ATGAAATCGATTGCCGTTATTTACTGCTGTCTCTTACTAATAAGTTGTACCAATCAATCAGAGACCAGCCTGACTAAAACAATTTTGCTGGAAGAAGTTAAAAACAATCATACCACTGCTGACTGGTACGTACCTCTGCGTACGGCGGTTACTGGACTGACTGCGGAGCAAGCCGACTGGAAAGATAGTGTTGGTACGCACTCCATTCGGGAATTGCTCTCACACGTGCTTTTTTGGAATGAGAAGATACTAAGGGCTTATCGGGGCGAGCCTGCCCTGAGCTTTAACGGTGACAATGAATCTACCTTTACTAAGCTAGATAATGTGGACTGGAAAGAAGCGATAAATAGACTAGATAGCGTTCAAATACAGTGGGAACAAGCAGTGGCGCAGGCTACGGAGCAGCAATTAAAAGACGGAGGCTCCGAGATTGCCAGTATGCTCTCGCACATGGCCTACCATACCGGCCAAATTGTATACATCAGAAAGAGGAATGGTTGGTGGAAGTCGGCTCAGGGAGTAGAATGA
- a CDS encoding PorP/SprF family type IX secretion system membrane protein has protein sequence MNKKVMLRFFTFLLLLILSLGELRAQDPQFTQYYSAPIYLNPAFTGATRQHRAAINYRNHWSSLPRAFVTYAFSYDYNIKDSPSSVGLIAVNDRAGTASLQSTSIGATYSYRIPITNGLQAVPSLQVGYTMQSLDYSKLVFADQLQFGNPNAPSTDPALRNLENVNHFDFATGVLVYNKRFWGGVAVHHLNRPNQSVLEEESMLPMRFSVHAGYKIPIDLGPFRNRMASSINPSFQYRQQGRFNQLDVGLSYFYRMLMLGVWYRGLPIQQDMPRTINHDALAVAFGVSINGFSFGYSYDLTVSKLGPASSGGSHEISLALQFSTKAKPGKVSRKVKQNPCPAFMPNYLWKP, from the coding sequence ATGAATAAGAAAGTTATGTTGAGATTTTTTACGTTTTTGCTATTACTGATACTAAGTTTGGGAGAACTACGGGCGCAAGACCCTCAGTTTACCCAATACTACTCGGCTCCTATTTACCTGAATCCGGCATTTACCGGAGCTACCCGTCAGCATCGGGCGGCCATTAACTATCGTAATCACTGGTCGAGCTTACCTAGAGCTTTTGTGACCTACGCATTTTCTTACGATTACAACATTAAAGATTCACCCAGCAGTGTTGGATTGATTGCAGTAAATGATCGGGCCGGAACGGCTAGCTTGCAGTCGACCAGCATTGGAGCAACGTATTCCTACCGCATTCCAATTACGAATGGCTTACAGGCCGTGCCCTCGTTGCAGGTTGGTTACACTATGCAGAGCTTAGATTATTCTAAGCTGGTTTTTGCTGACCAATTACAGTTTGGTAATCCTAACGCTCCCAGCACCGATCCGGCTTTGCGAAACCTGGAAAATGTCAATCACTTCGATTTCGCTACGGGAGTGCTGGTTTACAACAAGCGATTCTGGGGTGGAGTTGCAGTTCATCATCTCAACCGGCCTAACCAGTCTGTGTTAGAAGAGGAAAGTATGCTACCCATGCGGTTTTCCGTTCACGCTGGTTACAAAATTCCGATTGATCTGGGGCCGTTTCGTAACCGTATGGCTTCCAGTATTAACCCTTCGTTTCAGTACCGTCAGCAAGGAAGGTTTAATCAGCTAGACGTGGGGTTGAGTTATTTCTACCGGATGCTTATGCTGGGCGTTTGGTACCGAGGCTTACCTATTCAGCAGGATATGCCTCGAACCATTAATCACGATGCATTAGCGGTGGCTTTCGGGGTATCTATCAATGGTTTTTCGTTTGGGTACAGCTACGATCTTACAGTTTCTAAGCTGGGTCCGGCTTCTTCAGGTGGCTCTCACGAAATATCGTTGGCTCTTCAGTTTTCAACCAAGGCCAAGCCCGGTAAAGTAAGCCGAAAGGTAAAACAAAACCCTTGTCCGGCCTTTATGCCCAATTATTTATGGAAGCCCTAG
- a CDS encoding threonine aldolase family protein: protein MIDLRSDTVTRPTPAMLEVMMQAEVGDDVFGEDPTVQRLEKKTARIFGMEAGLFCPSGTMTNQIAIRVQTQPQQEVICDRNAHVYLYEGGGLAYNSMVSVRLLSGERGILSAEMVEANINPDDIHFPPTSLVALENTMNKGGGACYPLNQIELIANVCQKHSLALHLDGARVFNALVATGDNPAEYGKHFTSISVCLSKGLGAPVGSVLVGSRELIKQARRVRKVLGGGMRQAGYLAAAGIYALDHHIGRLAEDHRRAKLLAEALQAHSYVDSVLPVETNIVIATLRDVDPAQFLAQLEAQGVRAVPFGKKDVRFVTHLDFSDEQLGAVADVLKKVNRQSA from the coding sequence ATGATTGATCTACGCAGCGATACCGTAACCCGCCCAACTCCGGCTATGCTGGAAGTCATGATGCAGGCCGAAGTAGGCGACGATGTTTTTGGGGAAGACCCCACGGTGCAGAGGTTAGAAAAGAAGACCGCCCGTATTTTTGGCATGGAAGCAGGCTTGTTTTGCCCCTCGGGTACCATGACCAACCAGATTGCAATTCGGGTGCAGACTCAACCCCAGCAGGAAGTAATCTGCGACCGTAACGCCCACGTTTATCTGTACGAAGGCGGTGGTCTTGCCTACAACTCTATGGTATCGGTACGGCTGTTATCAGGTGAGCGAGGTATCCTTAGTGCTGAAATGGTTGAAGCTAATATTAACCCAGACGATATTCACTTTCCACCTACCAGTTTGGTTGCACTGGAAAATACGATGAACAAGGGGGGGGGAGCTTGTTACCCTCTAAATCAAATTGAATTGATTGCGAACGTTTGCCAGAAGCACTCGCTGGCTCTGCACCTGGATGGGGCGCGGGTGTTTAATGCGTTGGTGGCTACCGGTGATAATCCGGCCGAATACGGTAAGCACTTTACTTCTATTTCAGTTTGCCTATCTAAAGGATTGGGTGCTCCGGTGGGGTCAGTGTTGGTTGGTAGCCGGGAGCTGATTAAGCAAGCCCGGCGGGTTCGAAAAGTATTGGGTGGGGGAATGCGACAAGCGGGTTACTTAGCGGCAGCGGGCATCTACGCCCTAGACCATCATATAGGGCGGTTGGCAGAAGATCATCGGCGAGCAAAACTATTGGCTGAAGCCTTGCAAGCGCATAGTTACGTAGATTCGGTGCTTCCGGTAGAGACCAACATCGTGATTGCTACTTTACGAGATGTTGACCCTGCACAGTTTCTCGCTCAGTTAGAAGCGCAGGGAGTCCGGGCGGTTCCGTTTGGAAAGAAGGATGTTCGCTTTGTTACGCATCTGGATTTTTCGGATGAGCAACTGGGCGCAGTAGCTGACGTACTAAAAAAAGTAAACCGACAATCCGCATAG